A DNA window from Hordeum vulgare subsp. vulgare chromosome 1H, MorexV3_pseudomolecules_assembly, whole genome shotgun sequence contains the following coding sequences:
- the LOC123445507 gene encoding uncharacterized protein LOC123445507 — MAEEKKKHKHNKHKEKKDKAGGAAAAAEASFKPCGDVKGIRFGGQFIVKSFTVRRASPLELLRLLDIPPSFLSELQSLPFPSTTAYMPTSFTILAHQAWHTLTLGLGTKKSKVVLFVFESEAMKAAVDQLWPAMIPLGDVNKKLIRGLTGSEMARFKFRKGCLTIYVYAVRRLGAAGFVRADDLRRILQAVVELKDFLDHTAMLAMPSQRSITLQSRGTVAQ; from the coding sequence ATggcagaggagaagaagaagcataagCACAacaagcacaaggagaagaaggacaaggccgGCGGCGCGGCTGCGGCGGCGGAGGCGAGCTTCAAGCCGTGCGGCGACGTGAAGGGCATCCGCTTCGGCGGGCAGTTCATCGTCAAGTCGTTCACGGTGCGGCGCGCGTCGCCGCTGGAGCTCCTCCGGCTGCTGGACATCCCGCCGTCGTTCCTGAGCGAGCTGCAGAGCCTGCCGTTCCCGTCCACCACCGCCTACATGCCCACCAGCTTCACCATCCTGGCGCACCAGGCGTGGCACACGCTCACGCTCGGCCTCGGCACCAAGAAGTCCAAGGTGGTGCTCTTCGTCTTCGAGTCGGAGGCCATGAAGGCGGCCGTGGACCAGCTGTGGCCGGCCATGATCCCGCTCGGGGACGTCAACAAGAAGCTCATCCGCGGCCTCACCGGCAGCGAGATGGCGCGCTTCAAGTTCAGGAAGGGGTGCCTCACCATCTACGTCTACGCGGTGCGCCGGCTGGGAGCCGCGGGCTTCGTGCGCGCCGACGACCTCAGGAGGATACTGCAGGCCGTGGTGGAGCTCAAGGACTTCTTGGATCACACCGCCATGCTCGCCATGCCCAGCCAGAGGAGCATCACCTTGCAGTCCCGGGGCACCGTGGCTCAATGA